In Arthrobacter sp. MN05-02, one genomic interval encodes:
- a CDS encoding hypothetical protein (possible pseudo due to frameshift) — protein sequence MVKVPLGTTFRLHWRRLILGTFIMFATYVLFYFMTAFTLTYGTAPSSVEQARAKAEAAGGTFTEAQAAAFVPGLGMARTDFLWMLIIGVVFFGIFTVVSGPLAERFGRRKMLLATTVGIAVFGLLWAPLFGAGTIGAMALLILGFILMGLTFGPMAAVLPELFPANVRYTGSAVAYNVSSMIGAAPASFIAVALWQAAGGSTVLVGAYLTVAAVATFIALYVSRETRDHDYENNVA from the coding sequence GTGGTGAAGGTCCCGCTCGGCACGACCTTCCGCCTCCACTGGCGCCGCCTGATCCTCGGCACCTTCATCATGTTCGCCACCTACGTCCTCTTCTACTTCATGACGGCGTTCACGCTGACCTACGGGACGGCACCGTCGAGCGTGGAGCAGGCCCGGGCGAAGGCCGAAGCGGCCGGCGGCACGTTCACCGAGGCCCAGGCCGCGGCGTTCGTCCCCGGCCTGGGGATGGCCCGCACCGACTTCCTGTGGATGCTGATCATCGGCGTCGTGTTCTTCGGGATCTTCACCGTCGTGTCCGGTCCGCTGGCCGAGCGCTTCGGACGCCGCAAGATGCTCCTCGCGACGACGGTCGGCATCGCGGTCTTCGGACTCCTCTGGGCTCCGCTCTTCGGAGCAGGGACGATCGGCGCCATGGCGCTCCTGATCCTCGGATTCATCCTGATGGGATTGACGTTCGGACCGATGGCCGCCGTGCTGCCGGAGCTGTTCCCGGCGAACGTGCGCTACACGGGCTCCGCCGTGGCGTACAACGTCTCGAGCATGATCGGCGCCGCACCGGCGTCGTTCATCGCTGTCGCACTCTGGCAGGCAGCGGGAGGAAGCACCGTGCTGGTGGGTGCCTACCTGACCGTGGCCGCCGTCGCCACCTTCATCGCGCTCTACGTCTCGCGTGAGACGCGTGATCACGACTACGAGAACAACGTGGCCTGA
- a CDS encoding NAD(P)H-quinone dehydrogenase: protein MTNQLDFSSLRLAILGGGPGGYEAAMVASSLGAKVTIVERQGLGGSAVLTDVVPSKTLIATADTMTRFTDASGLGVHFSADSRVFADLDRVNQRLLKLAVEQSSDIRATLERLGVRVIIGTGKLLDNHRLEVESEGGTSVIEADAVLLAVGSTPRELPSAMPDGERIFNWTQLYNLREIPEHLIVVGSGVTGAEFASAYNGLGSKVTLISSRDRVLPGEDADAAEVLESVFKDRGMTVLSRSRADAVKRTGDGVVVHLSDGRTVEGSHCLVAVGAVPNTAGIGLEDAGVAVGESGHIQVDGVSRTTAPNVYAAGDCTGVFALASVAAMQGRIAIAHLMGDSVSPIKLKQVASNIFTSPEIATVGVTEEDIASGRYQGDVVKLSLHTNARAKMMNVRDGFVKVISRKGSGTVIGGVVVGPRASELIFPLALAVTKKLHVDDVANTFTVYPSLTGSISEAARRLHVHL, encoded by the coding sequence GTGACCAATCAACTCGACTTCAGCTCATTGCGCCTCGCCATCCTGGGCGGAGGGCCCGGCGGCTACGAGGCGGCCATGGTCGCGTCCTCGCTCGGTGCGAAGGTGACCATCGTCGAGCGCCAGGGCCTCGGCGGATCGGCGGTCCTCACGGATGTTGTACCGTCCAAGACCCTCATCGCCACGGCTGACACGATGACGCGCTTCACCGACGCGAGCGGGCTCGGCGTCCACTTCTCCGCGGACAGCAGGGTCTTCGCGGACCTCGACAGGGTCAACCAGCGGCTGCTGAAGCTCGCGGTGGAACAGTCCTCCGACATCCGCGCCACGCTCGAGCGTCTCGGCGTCCGCGTCATCATCGGTACCGGAAAGCTGCTCGACAACCACCGGCTCGAGGTCGAGTCCGAGGGCGGGACCTCCGTCATCGAGGCGGATGCCGTCCTCCTCGCCGTGGGCTCGACGCCGCGCGAACTGCCGAGCGCCATGCCCGACGGCGAGCGCATCTTCAACTGGACGCAGCTCTACAACCTCCGGGAGATCCCCGAGCACCTGATCGTGGTGGGGTCCGGCGTCACCGGAGCGGAGTTCGCCAGCGCCTACAACGGCCTCGGGTCCAAGGTCACCCTGATCTCGAGCCGCGACCGGGTGCTGCCCGGCGAGGACGCCGACGCCGCCGAGGTGCTCGAAAGCGTGTTCAAGGACCGCGGCATGACCGTGCTGTCCCGGTCACGCGCCGACGCCGTGAAGCGGACCGGCGACGGCGTGGTCGTCCATCTGTCGGACGGCCGGACGGTCGAGGGCAGCCACTGCCTCGTCGCCGTCGGTGCCGTCCCCAACACGGCGGGCATCGGCCTCGAGGATGCGGGCGTCGCGGTCGGGGAGTCCGGCCACATCCAGGTCGACGGTGTCTCCCGCACCACCGCGCCGAACGTCTACGCCGCCGGCGACTGCACGGGCGTCTTCGCCCTGGCCTCCGTCGCGGCGATGCAGGGCAGGATCGCGATCGCCCACCTCATGGGCGATTCGGTGAGCCCGATCAAGCTGAAGCAGGTCGCTTCGAACATCTTCACCTCGCCGGAGATCGCCACCGTGGGCGTCACCGAGGAGGACATCGCGTCCGGGCGGTACCAGGGGGACGTCGTGAAGCTCTCCCTGCACACCAACGCCCGCGCGAAGATGATGAACGTCAGGGACGGCTTCGTGAAGGTGATCTCGCGCAAGGGGTCCGGCACCGTGATCGGCGGCGTCGTCGTGGGTCCGCGCGCGTCCGAGCTGATCTTCCCGCTCGCGCTCGCCGTCACGAAGAAACTGCATGTGGACGACGTCGCCAACACGTTCACGGTGTACCCGTCGCTGACCGGGTCCATCTCCGAGGCGGCGCGGCGCCTGCACGTGCACCTCTAG
- a CDS encoding hypothetical protein (possible pseudo due to frameshift) encodes MVVSTRDCSLQRRNQKLVEEAPAPFLSDEQNERLYESSKAILREAGYQGAGTCEFLVGQDGTISFLEVNTRLQVEHPVSEEVTGLDLVREQFRIARGEELGYGDPEVRGHSFEFRINGEDAGRGFLPAPGTVRTFTLPTGPGVRVDSGVEAGEVIGGNFDSMLAKLIVSGASREQALQRARRALAEMVIEGMPTVLPFHAAVVADPAFAPAEGPFSVHTRWIETGFTNTIQPWQGAPDPASDEDLRQRVTVEVGGRRLEVVLPSGLGAASNGKAGAPAKAKKSARARGGKSTATSGDELTSPMQGTIVKVAAADGDVVAEGDLIVVLEAMKMEQPLTAHKAGTLTGLAAAPGDTVSAGSVIASIRD; translated from the coding sequence GTGGTCGTGTCGACCCGCGACTGCTCGCTCCAGCGCCGCAACCAGAAGCTGGTCGAGGAAGCGCCCGCGCCCTTCCTCTCGGACGAGCAGAACGAGCGCCTCTACGAATCGTCCAAGGCGATCCTCCGTGAGGCCGGCTACCAGGGCGCCGGTACCTGCGAGTTCCTCGTGGGCCAGGACGGCACGATCTCCTTCCTCGAGGTCAACACGCGCCTCCAGGTGGAGCACCCCGTCTCCGAGGAGGTGACGGGCCTCGACCTCGTGCGCGAGCAGTTCCGCATCGCACGCGGCGAGGAGCTCGGTTACGGGGACCCCGAGGTGCGGGGACACTCCTTCGAATTCCGGATCAACGGGGAGGACGCCGGCCGCGGCTTTCTGCCGGCGCCCGGTACGGTACGGACCTTCACACTGCCCACGGGCCCCGGTGTCCGCGTGGACTCGGGCGTCGAGGCCGGCGAGGTCATCGGCGGGAACTTCGACTCGATGCTCGCCAAGCTGATCGTGAGCGGCGCCAGCCGTGAGCAGGCGCTGCAGCGTGCTCGCCGCGCGCTCGCCGAGATGGTCATCGAGGGCATGCCCACCGTGCTCCCCTTCCACGCCGCCGTGGTCGCCGACCCCGCCTTCGCACCGGCCGAGGGGCCCTTCTCGGTGCACACCCGCTGGATCGAGACCGGGTTCACCAACACCATCCAGCCCTGGCAGGGCGCGCCCGATCCGGCGTCCGACGAGGATCTCCGGCAGCGCGTCACCGTCGAGGTCGGCGGGCGCCGCCTCGAGGTGGTCCTGCCGTCCGGGCTCGGCGCAGCGTCGAACGGCAAGGCCGGCGCCCCGGCGAAGGCGAAGAAGTCCGCGCGTGCGCGTGGCGGCAAGTCCACCGCGACGAGCGGCGACGAGCTGACCTCCCCGATGCAGGGGACGATCGTGAAGGTCGCGGCGGCCGACGGCGATGTCGTCGCGGAAGGCGACCTGATCGTCGTGCTGGAGGCCATGAAAATGGAGCAGCCGCTGACGGCCCACAAGGCCGGAACGCTGACGGGTCTCGCGGCAGCGCCCGGAGACACCGTCTCCGCCGGGTCGGTCATCGCCTCCATCCGGGACTGA
- a CDS encoding serine/threonine protein kinase has translation MEKQALAGRYDLGERVGTGGMAEVFAARDTRLERDVAVKLFRPGTADGLERGSAEARMLAGLDHPGLVRVLDMDNGDDAGDSAYLVMELVKGPDLGVLLRTSGSMGREQVRLMALDLARTLHYIHGRGIVHRDIKPSNILTRPADPQSGLFRYLLTDFGIARFFDGGRMTATGQVIGSAAYFSPEQARGDAVGQPSDVYSLGLVMIEALTGERAFPGTGIESALARLSRSPSIPHGAGPALSALLVSMTLDDPADRTDAAGVVRALTVMGPQRPAEEPATRARPVDDPPTAAMPLPAAVGPDTGPAVPSPGTVTEGTARIPQAVTATRAVLRPAGPTAEPARAVAATAPTSPAATGEPSADRRAHGVPDPAGTDPMSPSGGAGGGTPSSGQRPAGRRRRVLPWLFAVLLVVLVAAGIWAFMTLSGGTPPPGVEPLPAVSGEPGERLQELYESVQR, from the coding sequence ATGGAGAAGCAGGCGCTGGCCGGGAGGTACGACCTCGGGGAGCGGGTCGGTACGGGCGGCATGGCGGAGGTGTTCGCGGCGCGGGACACGCGCCTCGAACGGGACGTCGCCGTGAAGCTCTTCCGCCCCGGGACCGCGGACGGCCTCGAGCGGGGATCCGCCGAGGCGCGGATGCTCGCAGGGCTCGACCATCCGGGGCTCGTGCGCGTACTCGACATGGACAACGGCGACGACGCAGGCGACAGCGCCTACCTGGTGATGGAACTGGTGAAGGGCCCGGATCTCGGGGTCCTGCTCAGGACCTCCGGGAGCATGGGTCGCGAACAGGTCCGGCTCATGGCGCTCGACCTCGCACGCACGCTGCACTACATCCACGGACGCGGCATCGTGCACCGGGACATCAAGCCGTCGAACATCCTGACGCGCCCGGCCGACCCCCAGAGCGGCCTGTTCCGCTACCTCCTCACGGATTTCGGCATCGCCCGGTTCTTCGACGGCGGGCGGATGACCGCTACCGGCCAGGTGATCGGCAGCGCGGCCTACTTCAGCCCCGAGCAGGCCCGCGGCGACGCCGTGGGGCAGCCCTCCGACGTCTATTCGCTCGGGCTCGTGATGATCGAGGCCCTGACGGGTGAGAGGGCTTTTCCGGGGACCGGTATCGAGAGCGCGCTGGCGCGCCTCTCCCGGAGCCCGTCCATCCCCCACGGCGCCGGCCCGGCGCTGTCCGCGCTCCTGGTCTCCATGACCCTCGACGACCCCGCGGACCGGACCGACGCCGCAGGAGTGGTGCGGGCGCTGACGGTCATGGGTCCCCAGCGGCCGGCGGAGGAGCCGGCGACCCGGGCTAGGCCCGTCGACGACCCGCCGACCGCAGCCATGCCGCTGCCCGCCGCCGTCGGCCCCGATACGGGTCCGGCGGTGCCATCGCCGGGAACCGTGACCGAGGGGACGGCGCGGATCCCGCAGGCTGTCACCGCGACGCGCGCGGTGCTTCGTCCGGCGGGTCCGACGGCGGAGCCGGCGCGAGCCGTCGCAGCCACCGCTCCGACGTCCCCTGCGGCTACGGGGGAGCCATCCGCTGACCGCAGGGCGCACGGTGTGCCCGACCCGGCCGGGACCGATCCGATGTCGCCGTCCGGGGGAGCGGGCGGCGGAACGCCGTCGTCCGGGCAACGGCCGGCCGGGCGTCGCCGCCGAGTCCTTCCGTGGCTGTTCGCCGTGCTGCTGGTCGTTCTGGTGGCGGCGGGGATCTGGGCGTTCATGACCCTGTCCGGCGGCACGCCGCCGCCCGGCGTCGAACCGCTGCCGGCCGTGTCCGGTGAGCCCGGCGAGAGACTTCAGGAACTCTACGAGAGCGTGCAGCGATGA